From Miscanthus floridulus cultivar M001 chromosome 15, ASM1932011v1, whole genome shotgun sequence, the proteins below share one genomic window:
- the LOC136508235 gene encoding protein NUCLEAR FUSION DEFECTIVE 4-like → MARGEVSMCTPAFASRVVKSRWFVVYASIIVMAASGSTYIFALYSKVLRSKLGYNQETLNKLSFFKDLGTNVGIISGLVQQVAPTWVVLLIGAGMNLAGYLMIYLALTGRTAPPPVWLMCFYICFGANALTFSNTGALVACVKNFPESRGIVIGLLKAFVGLSGAIYTQLYLAIYGDDAASLVLLVAWLPAAFNIFTVYTIRVLPYARRSDGGKPYNTPFYHFLYLSLALASYLLVMIVVEKQVQFSHAAYVVTSTALLIILFSPVGVVVREEYKAVSQLEESLQNPPAIAVEEPKASSADGGKDSDESSSSPPLCGGGGMGGCLTNMFKPPALGEDYSIMQALVSVEMLVLFVISVFGIGGTLTAIDNMAQIGQSLGYPAKSINTFVSLISIWNYAGRAGAGYISEFLLARYRMPRPLVLTAVLLVSCIGHLFIAFGVSQSLYAASVIIGFCFGAQWPLLFAIISEVFGLKYYSSLFNFGSAASPAGAYVLNVIITGRMYDAEATRQHGGVAAVGDKICKGVVCFKRPFLIITGVTFAGALVSLVLVWRTRNFYRGDIYAKFKVAPAAASESSEGSRADGNNVEMVEETEGKSKSKKEVVNQDLY, encoded by the coding sequence ATGGCCCGCGGCGAGGTGTCCATGTGCACGCCGGCGTTTGCGTCCCGGGTGGTGAAGAGCCGGTGGTTCGTGGTGTACGCGTCCATCATCGTGATGGCGGCGTCCGGATCGACCTACATCTTCGCGCTCTACTCCAAGGTGCTCCGCTCCAAGCTGGGCTACAACCAGGAGACGCTCAACAAGCTCTCCTTCTTCAAGGACCTCGGCACCAACGTGGGCATCATCTCGGGGCTGGTGCAGCAGGTGGCCCCGACGTGGGTGGTGCTGCTCATCGGCGCCGGCATGAACCTGGccggctacctcatgatctacCTGGCGCTGACGGGGCGCACGGCGCCGCCGCCCGTCTGGCTCATGTGCTTCTACATCTGCTTCGGCGCCAACGCGCTCACCTTCTCCAACACGGGCGCGCTGGTCGCCTGCGTCAAGAACTTCCCGGAGAGCCGGGGCATCGTCATCGGCCTGCTCAAGGCCTTCGTCGGCCTCAGCGGCGCCATCTACACGCAGCTCTACCTCGCCATCTACGGCGACGACGCCGCGTCGCTCGTCCTCCTCGTCGCCTGGCTCCCCGCCGCCTTCAACATCTTCACCGTCTACACCATCCGCGTGCTGCCGTACGCCCGCCGCAGCGACGGCGGGAAGCCCTACAACACTCCCTTCTACCACTTCCTCTACCTCTCGCTCGCCCTCGCCTCCTACCTCCTCGTCATGATCGTGGTGGAGAAGCAGGTGCAGTTCTCCCACGCCGCGTACGTCGTCACCTCCACGGCGCTGctcatcatcctcttcagccCCGTCGGCGTGGTCGTCAGGGAGGAGTACAAGGCCGTCTCCCAGCTCGAGGAGTCACTGCAGAATCCGCCGGCCATCGCTGTCGAAGAACCAAAGGCGAGCAGCGCTGATGGTGGCAAGGACAGCGAcgagtcgtcgtcgtcgcctcccttgtgcggcggcggcggcatgggcgGCTGTCTCACCAACATGTTCAAACCGCCGGCGCTCGGGGAGGACTACTCCATCATGCAGGCGCTGGTCAGCGTGGAGATGCTGGTGCTGTTCGTCATCTCCGTGTTCGGCATCGGCGGCACGCTGACGGCCATCGACAACATGGCGCAGATCGGGCAGTCGCTGGGCTACCCGGCCAAGAGCATCAACACCTTCGTCTCGCTCATCAGCATCTGGAACTACGCCGGCCGCGCGGGCGCCGGCTACATCTCGGAGTTCCTCCTCGCCCGGTACAGGATGCCGCGGCCGCTGGTGCTGACCGCGGTGCTCCTCGTCTCCTGCATCGGCCACCTCTTCATCGCCTTCGGCGTGTCGCAGTCGCTGTACGCCGCGTCGGTGATCATCGGCTTCTGCTTCGGCGCGCAGTGGCCGCTGCTGTTCGCCATCATCTCCGAGGTGTTCGGGCTCAAGTACTACTCGTCGCTCTTCAACTTCGGCTCCGCGGCCAGCCCCGCCGGCGCCTACGTGCTCAACGTGATCATCACCGGCCGCATGTACGACGCCGAGGCCACCAGGCAGCACGGCGGCGTGGCTGCCGTGGGGGACAAGATCTGCAAGGGGGTGGTGTGCTTCAAGCGCCCCTTCCTCATCATCACGGGCGTCACGTTCGCCGGCGCGCTCGTGTCGCTGGTGCTGGTCTGGAGGACAAGGAACTTCTACAGGGGGGACATCTACGCCAAGTTCAAGGTGGCACCGGCGGCGGCCTCTGAGTCGTCTGAGGGGAGCAGAGCCGACGGCAATAACGTCGAGATGGTGGAGGAGACGGAGGGAAAGAGCAAGAGCAAGAAAGAGGTGGTCAACCAGGACTTGTACTAG